From the Chloroflexota bacterium genome, the window AGAACAATCACGTCAATCACATCGCCGACGGTCAACGATGCTGCGCCGCGGCGCATTTGATTCCGGTGCAACAAGCCGTCGTGCTTGACGCCAATATCCACGAACGCGCCAAAATCCACCACGTTGCGCACCGTGCCCTTGAGCCGCATCCCCGTTTGCAAATCTTCGAGCTTGAGCACATCGCGTCGCAGAATCGGCTTGGGCAATTCATCGCGCGGGTCGCGTCCTGGACGCGCGAGTTGATCGAAAATGTCGGCGAGCGTCGGCTCACCGCAACCCAGGATTTGCGCGATGTCGCCGAGCGCATTGTGTTGACGAAATGCCGCGAGCCGCGCCGGCACATCGCGCGCGGCGCTGGGTGCGTCCATCAGCGTGAATAGATTGCGGACGACGGGGTACGATTCAGGATGGATCGCCGTGTTGTCGAGCGGTTCATCGCCGTCGCTCACCCGCAAAAAACCGGCGGCTTGCTCGAACGCTTTGGGACCCAACCCTTTGACCTTGCGGAGCGCCGCGCGATTCCAAAACGCGCCGTTCGCTTCGCGGTGCGCGACGATGGCTCCTGCCAATTTCGGACCAACGCCGGCGACGTAACGCAACAGCGCGGGCGATGCCGTGTTCACATCCACGCCGACCGCGTTCACGACCGATTCCACGACCGCGTCAAGCGCATCGCTCAATTGTTTTTCTTCGAGGTCGTGCTGATACAAGCCGACGCCAATCGAGCGCGCGTCAATCTTGACCAGCTCGGCGAGCGGGTCGAGCACGCGCCGCGCGATGGAAACCGCGCCGCGCAACGTCACGTCGAGGTCGGGCAGTTCTGCGCGCGCGAGCGACGACGCGGAATAGACCGACGCGCCTTGTTCGCTGACGATGAGATATTCGGCGCGCGCGCCCTCCGCAATCGTTTCGGCGACGAGTTGTTCGGTTTCGCGCGACGCCGTGCCGTTGCCAATCGCGTACAAGTCCGCGCCGGTTTTTTCGACGAGCCGTCGCAGAATCGCTTTGCTTTCGCTCCACTGCTTTTGCGGCTCGTGCGGATAGATCGTTCCCGTCGTGACCACTTTACCGGTCGCATCCACCACCGCGATTTTGCAACCCGTCCGAAAACCTGGGTCGAGTCCGATGATCGTGTGTCCGCGAATCGGGGGTTGCAACAAGAGCGCACGCACGTTCTCCGCGAACAGGCGCGTCGCGTGGGCGTTCGCTTCGTCCGTCACCATCCGCCGCACATCGCGTTCGACCGCCGGAAGCAGGAGGCGTTCACACGCGTCTTGGGTCGCGCGCGTCAGTTGTTCCGCGAGCGGCGACGCCGATTGTGCGCGATATTTTTGCGCGAGTCGCGCGAGAATCTCGCCGTCGGGCAAGGCGAATTGAACCTTGAGCGCGCCGGCTTGCTCGCCGCGATTGAGCGCGAGGATTTGGTGCGGACGCGCGCGCGGCAACGGCATCGTGAATTCATAGTACTGCGCGAAAACCTTGCGCGGGTCTTGCGCGGCATCCGCGCGCGCGCTGGTGATCGCGCTCCGCGCGCGCGCGATTGTTCGCGCCGCGCCGCGCAATTCGGGATCATCCGAAATCACTTCGGCGACGATGTCGCGCGCGCCTGCCCATGCTTGATCGGCGTCGGCAACGTCCGCGGACAAGAACGGCGCGGCGAGTTTCGCCAACGAATCGCGCGTGAGCGTCTGCGCGAGAATCAGCTGGGCGAGTGGTTCCAAGCCGCGTTCGCGCGCGATCATCGCGCGGGTGCGGCGTTTGGGTTTGAACGGCAGGTAGATGTCTTCGACGGTTTGCAGCGTCTCGGCAGATTCAATCGCGGTTTGCAGTGCGGGTGTAAGTTTGCCTTGTTCGGTGAGCGACGCGAGCACGCTCGTCTTGCGCTCGGCAAGGTTTCGCAAATAGGCGAGTCGTTCGGCAATCTGGCGCAGTTGCTCTTCGTCGAGCGCAGCGGTGACTTCTTTGCGATAGCGCGCGATGAACGGAATCGTGTTGCCGTCGTCGAGCAATGTGATGGCGGCTTGAACCTGGGTCAGGCGAAGTTTTAGTTCGTGGGCGAGTGTCGAGTCAATGTTCATAGGTGAGTGCGAGTATAGCATGGAGTTGGGAGACCGACAACCTGGCGCGAATTGATTTGCATGTCGCACCGCGCTGTATTATACTTGCCACGATTCAGCAAATCGCGCTGAAACCCAAGCGGCGTTGGATTTCGGTAGGAGTATCGGCACCTTCACAATCGTCATCATTGTAGATGTACGCCAGATATTCCTGCCGACGAATAGACGGTGATGCGATGCGATTTCCCTTTTTCACAAAGAAATTCTGGGGCTGTTGCCTGGTGCTATTGGCAATCATCGGGTTGAGTAATTGGACTCCGCCTCCTCCCAGGGTTGCCGTCGCGGCTTCAGGCAGCACGCTCTATTTGCCTCTGGCGCAGAAAAATATCATCACGAGCGCGCCGCTGTCCGGACCCATCGCGAATGCTCCCTACTTTGCGACTGCTTCGGTGACGCAAGATCGTTTCAGCGAAATGGGAATTTTTTGGTTCGGACGCGTGAGGCAACCGGAGAATTTTGTGGACGTACGAGTTGGCTACAACGACACGGACGTGTACATTTACTGGGCGATCTTCGATCAGTATTTTTGGTACAACCCATCGCCAACGCCCGCCGACCTCACGAACTGGGATGCGACGACGCTGTACCTCGACCTGAATGGAAACGGCAACACGCTTCCTGGGACAACGGCGTATCAATTTGTCAGTCAATTTAGTCAGCCGAGCACCAATCCGCAACCGACGCAATATCAGGCAAGTTATCGTGGTAATGGGTCGGTCTGGCAATCGGCGTCGGTACCCTTTGTAACGACGATCGGCGCGATGGGCGAAGGCGCGCCGAATAGTGGTAATTCCAGTCGCGGGTGGGCGGCATCGTACCGCATTCCATTCGCCAGTCTGGGATTGAGCGGCAAGCCGACAACGGGCACAATTTGGCGGATGGCGTTGATACAACACGACCGCGATGACGCGGCAGGCGCGACCAGAAATCAGCAGATTTGGTTCGACACCCAAGCGCCCGATAACTCGCGCACATGGGGACGTTTGCGATTCGGCGTGCCAACGTACACACCGCCCGCGTCAACGGGCGGCGCGACCGTTACGATTCGACATCGCTTGAACAACGCGGTGGTGCCTGACCTCGACATGGGCGGCGCGAATGATTGCGGCGACGGCTACGACTATTGGACGCAGTGGGGTGATCGAGTCCGTCCGAACGACGGTGATCTGGCGAGCGCCAATCAATCGAACATCGCCGATTGGCCCTGCTTCGGCAAAATCTACGTCACGTTTCCGCTCGATCAAGTGCCGACCAACTCGGTGATCGTCTCGGCGACGTTGACGCTCTATCAATTCGGCAACTCGGGCGATCTCAACTCGCCCAATCCGAATGATCGTCCGCAACCTTCGCCGATCCAGGTGCTCACCGTCGCGCAAGATTGGAATGACCAGACGCTAAGTTGGAACAACGCGCCGCGCGCCGTGGAAAATTTTAGCTACACCTGGGTGCCTGGACTAGCCGCGCTCCCAGGTTGGCCCGGTGTGCCGCGCGTGTGGGATGTGAGTTTGCCGGTCGCGCAGGCGCGCGCTGCCGGCGCGCCACTGCGACTGGCGATCTACACCGCGGACGGCAACTATCACACCGGGCGATACTTTGTTTCATCGGATACCGGCGATTGGAATGCAACCGGGCGTCCGACGTTACACGTGACGTGGGGAAATCCGCAATAGTTTCCGTCAGAATCAAATCAGCTACTGGTTGGGCGTGTACTTGGTCAATGTCAAACTTTGGTATTTCGCTACAGAACCACACGGAATTTCACAGAAATTTTTTATCCTTCTGTGTGTTTCTGTGGATATAAAAGAAATGCGACATTGCCAAAGTAGTAACCTGGTTTGACGTCATTCATATTTCCAAAACAGGAGATCACCCGAATGCCATCCAATTCCTCGGAACGTACGGACGACTCGATTTCTGCTGGCGCGGTCGAAATCAGATCGGTGACTCTATCGCCGACCACGCTCGACGCGGGCGGCGTGCTCAATATAGAGATCACGGTCTTTAACGGCACGACTGAAACACTGACCACGCAAGGTCCGAACCCAGGTTTTATTTACGATGAAGGCGACACGTTTCGCTCGCGCGGATTCACCGAAACGCCCGGCGTGTTTCGCGTTGGAATTGATTTTGATGGACGCGCCGGCGTTGACCATCCGTACCGCTGGGGGCTAGGGTCGCCGCTCGCGCCGGGACAAACCGTGACGATCACCGGCGCGATTCGATTGCGAACCGCGCGCACGATTCAGTACTGGGCGGGACTCGTGCATGAACTCGTCGCGTGGTTGCAGGACCGGCGGGGCGAGCAGACTATCGCGGTGAATCCTGGGGGAACCGTGACGATCACCAACGCGACGCTCGCGCCGACGATGGTAAGCGCGGGCGGATTGCTCAACGTCAGCATCATCGTTCGCAACGACTCGACCGAGACGCTGCAAACGCAGGGTCCCGAACCTGGGTTTATTTACGAGGAAGGCGATACATTTCGTTCGCGCGGATTCACCGAAACGCCCGCTACGTTCCGCGTTGGCATTGATTTCGATGGACGCGCCGGCGTTGACCATCCGTACCGTTGGGGCTTGGGCGCGCCGCTCGCGCCGGGACAAACCGCGACGATCACCGGCGCGATTCGATTGCGAACCGCGCGCACGATCCAGTACTGGGCGGGACTCGTCCACGAACTCGTCGCGTGGTTGCAGGATCGGCAAGGCGCGCAAACGATTACCGTGAGCATCAGCGGTGTGACGATCACGGATGTGACGCTCACACCAACCGCGCTCAGCGCGAATGGGTTGCTGAATGTGAGTTTGGTCGTTCACAACGATTCGCTGGAAACGCTTCAGACCCAGGGTCCTGAACCTGGATTCGTTTACGATGAAGGCGACACATTTCGTTCGCGCGGTTTCACTGAGACGAAAGACGCGTTTCGCGTCGGAATTGATTTCGATGGACGCGCCGGCGTTGACCATCCATACCGCTGGGGTTTAGGCGCGCCGCTCGCGCCGGGACAAACCGCGACAATCACCGGCGCGATTCGTTTGCAGACCGCGCGCGCGATCAACTATTGGTGCGGTTTGGTGCGCGAGCAAGTCGCCTGGCTGGCCGATCGCCAAGGCGCGCGCCTTGTCACCGTCACACCCGCGCCGACGATTTCGTTCAGCGCGACACCGGCTTCGATTTCGATCGGCGAATCGGCGATGTTGCAATGGCTCGTCACCGATGCCAGCGCGGTTTCGCTCGACGGCGAATCTGTCCAACCGGCTGGCTCGCGCGTTGTCACACCTCAGCAGACGACGACGTATGTAATGCGCGTTGATTTCCCCGATGGCACATCGCGCGACCTTGGCGCGAGCATCACTGTCACGCCGGTAAAAATCGCTTCGTTCAACGTCACTCCGAACACGATCACACCCGGCACATCGGCAGTATTGAATTGGAGTACGCAAGACGCCGACCAAGTAATGTTGGACGGCGAAAGCATCCCCGTTTCCGGCTCGCGCGTGGTCACGCCAGCGCAAACGACGGCGTACACGCTGCACGTGGTTTTCTCGGACGGGATTATCAAGGACTATACCGCGACGTTGGCGGTCGAGCAGAACGCGCTCGCGACGATGCTCCAATTCGAACGTTTACCTTTTCTCCGGTTCAACACGCTTGCCGGCGGACAATCGAGTTATGATCGAACTGGAGGCAATCAAGATTGGAACAATTTTCTCGCGCTGGATTCGCATGCAGACAATGTCCTGTTGGACTTGGCAGGGGTGGGCACGGTTTATCGCATTTGGGTAACCGGGAATGATCTCGACGCGGCGCGCATCAAATTTTATTTCGACGGCGAGACGACCCCGCGCGTGAATATGATGATGCGCGATTTGTTCGACGGCAAGACCGCGCCCTTTCTCGCGCCACTCGTTGGGAACGACGCCGTATCGAGTGGAGGTTATTATTGTTACGTTCCCATGTCGTTCAATCGCGGCATCAAGATTACGGCAAACGGTACGCGCGGCACGAATTTCTACTATAACATTGGCTATCATGTTTTCACTCCGGACACATCCGTCACAACGTGGACGACAACGGAAGACAGCTCGGCGGTGCGCGCGCTCTGGAATAAAGCGGGGCAAGACCCCAAGCGCGACAGCGACAACACGCGCGTTTCCGGATTCATCAACCTGGGCACCGGCGCGACCCAGACCATCTTCGATGTTTCAGGCGCGCGTTCCATTTCCTCGATTCGACTTGGCATTCCTGGGGTTGTGGCGCGTCCGTCTTCCGACGTGTACGATATTTTGAACGGTATTTTGATCCGGATTTATTGGGATGACGAATCGAATCCCAGTGTGTCCGCTCCTCTGGGTTCGTTCTTTGCGCTTGGGCAATTCGGAACCTGGCTGACGCGCGCGCTCGCGGCGGGCTTGGATGGTTCCAACACCTTGTACATGTACTTTCCGATGCCGTTTGAAAAACGCGCGCGCATCGAGTTGTTCAACTCGCGCGGCATTCCCACCAACGGCATCGCGTACGAGATCAAGCACAAGCCATTCGTCCTGCCCTTTTCCCAGGTCGGGTATTTCAAAACCCAGTTCGTCAACCAGATTCATACTTCGGGCGACGGCACGGATGTGAATTGTCTCAACATCGAAGGGACTGGACACCTTGTCGGCGTCGTGATCTCGATTCGCGGCGAAGCGAATCGTCTGTTCCTGGAAGGCGACGAACGAATCTACATTGATGATAGTCGAACGCCGGCGATTCACGGTACGGGGACGGAAGATTTTTTCAATGGCGGCTGGTATTTTCGGAGCGGCACCTTTTCGTTGCCGTTGCATGGACTGAGCGCCGATCTGCGGGATAGCAGTTTTGAAAGGATCGGCATGTATCGTTTGTTCTTGCAAGACGCGATCCCGTTCAACAAACATCTGACGGTCGGCGTCGAGCATGGTCCGATTAACGACGCAGACGAAGAAGCGTGGGCGCTCGCGTATTATTATCACAAACCAAAAGTCAGGGCGGTGCTGACCGACATCGTGGATGTTGGAAACGCCGCGAGCGAACAGAGCCACGCGTACGTGATCCATGATGCGACCTGGAACGGCGAGCGTTCTTTTTCGTATGAAGGTGTGAACGATGGAGTCAGTATTGGCGATACCGGGCGCGCGCATACCGGCTCCAGTCAATTTGAGTTGGCGATTCTACCCTCGAACGAAGGCGTCGTCTTGCGACGACGCATGGACTATGGTGTTGCCAATCAAAGTGCGGATGTGTTTGTGGATGGGGTGCGCGTGGGCACGTGGCATCGCGCCGGCAGCAACGGAATCCGTCGTTGGCGGGATGATGATTTTATGATTCCCGCGTCGCTGACCCAGGGGAAAAGCAAAATACTTGTTCGTATCGTTTTCAATTCGTCGGACGGCGATTGGAATGAATTCAATTACAGCGCCTATTCGTGGATCGCGCTGTGAGAGACTTTACCTTCACCAAAATGATTTCACCCCCTCAGACTTGCAAAGTTTTCAGAAACTTTGCAAGTCTGAGTAAACCGACGCGCGTGCGTCATCTTGCACTTGCTCCGCGTGTTCCGCCAGCCGCGCCAGACTCCGCAAGAATTTTTCCGCGCCACGCGACGCGCCGTGGTAAAATCCAATTAGCGTAGATTTCGGGCGCGAGATCGTCGCGGTACAGCTCAATCGCGTTCCGCCGCGCGGTCAAGTCATCGCTCGCCGCGAGTCGTTCGAATTCCCGGGCATCTACCCAGAGGTCAGCGCCTATGCGTAGCGCAATACACCCTTCCACAATCTCCAGCCAAGTGTCAATCGGCGGAGGAACATACGCGGCGTAGAGATTTGGAATACAAAACCATTTGCTCCATTCCTCCGTAAAATCCGGTAGATACCTTTCTTCGTTTCAGAATCACAGCAAACACAGCGGGCTACTTTACCAATGCGCGCACGCGCGATCACCCTTGAGAGAAATTAGCACAGAGTCGTCAGGCATGGTGTTCACCACCATGGATGAAAACAGCGCGGACTGACCTTCCAGGTTTCGCGCATGCGCCTGGAAAGTCTCGATAACCTATTTTCAATTCGGAAAGGAGGGATGTCTTTAAGAAGTGCCAAGAGTTTGCGTTGTGTCACGTTTTCAACTCGTGACGCAATTTGCGAATCACAGTAAAGGCAAATTGCGTCATTCACATACGGAAGGAGAAATTCGGATGTCTGCACGAACAATCCTGGCTCCCCTTTTCATTCTTGCGCTTGCCGTGCTATTGATTGCATCGAGCAGTCCAGTCGCGGCGGATGAAGGGCGCTCACTCAAAACGAAACTCACGGGCGCGGCAGAGGCGCCGACACCCGGCGACCCCGACGGCAAAGGCAAGGCAAAGGTCGTACTCAATTCGGACGATCAGACGGTCTGCTTTGATATCAAGGTCAAAAAGGTCGCGCCGATCACTGCCGCACATATCCACATCGCGCCTGTTGGCGTCGCCGGTCCCGTGGTCGTGAGCTTTAACGTCCCGGTGAACGGACTCGAAGGTTGTGTGGGCGGCGTTTCACCCACTCTGATCAATGCGATCCGTCAGAACCCATCGGCGTACTATGTCAACGTCCACAATGCCGATTTTCCGGGAGGGGCATTGCGCGGTCAACTTGGCAGAGAGGATGATGACGATTAATTGAGACAAGACCTTTCAGGTCCACAGAACCTGAAAGGTCTTGCTTTTTTCTTGCTTGACACCACGAGTTGATAACTGGAGAGACACTTGGTCGGCTATCAAAACCTGGTGTTGGGGCAACCCAGTCGGTTTGATTCCGACACAGTGAAATACGAGACCTCAAAAAAATGGACGCGGTTAAATTTCAACCGCGTTCGTTCCCTACTTTGCCGTCCACTTGCCGATGCGTGCTTTCCACGCGGCTTGCCAATCGTACTGCTTGACGCGCCACGTGCCGACGATGCCATACGGCACGAACAACACGAGCAAGATGTAGATCAAGCCGAACACCAACTGCCACACCGAGCCGAGCCACAGGTTGAGAAAGTATCCGAGCAGTTGCAAAACGCCCGCGCCCAACATCGGTCCGATGATCGTGCCGGATCCGCCGATGATCGCCATCAACAACGCGTTGATCGTCGTGCCCACTTCCATCGTCAGCGGCGTCGCGCTCTGATTCCACATCGCGTTCAACGCGCCGGCGAGCGCGGCGATGATGCCGGAGATGATCGTCGCTTGCACCTTGAAGACGAGCGTGTTGTAGCCAATCGAAGTCGCGCGCGCTTCGTTCTCGCGGATCGCCGCCCACACGCGACCCGACGGCGAATCCACAAACAGTTTCACGAGCAAAAAGATCGCGACTGCAAACGCGAGCGAGAGGAAATAAAATTCAGTGCGATGCAAAGTCGGGCTGATCGCATCGGGAATTGGAATGCCGTGCAGACCATCCTCTGCGCCCGTCCATTGTTTGAAATCGGTCGCCTCGACCAGGATGAACGCGACCGTCGCGAACGCGAGTGTGACCATCGCAAAGTAGACGCCGTGCACGCGCAACGACAACACGCCGATGATGAAACTTTCCACCGCGGCGATGACGATGACGGCGAAAATCGCAGCGGGCAACGACCACTGCGCGTACTTGACCAAGATGCCGAGCGCGTACGCGCCGGTGCCAAAAAATAAGGCGTGCCCGAATGACAGAATACCGGTGTGCCCCATTAAAATGTCATAACTCAACGCGAACACGGCAAGAATAAAGACCTGGATCATCAACCCTTGACTGAACAGCGGCATGCCCTTGTTCAACGGTTCGCCGGTCAGGAACGCGATGGCGAACGGAAACGCGATGAGAGCAGCGAGGAGGATGAACAAACCAATGTGGCTTTTCAGAATTTTTTGCATGGTGCCTCTATGGAAATGAGGGAAATGAGGGAAATGAAGGAAATGAGGTAAGTTTCTTCATTTCCTTCATTCCCCTTTTTTCCTTTTTTGCTTCCTTTCTTCAATCTTTCTTTCCAAAAATACCGGTCGGTTTCAAGAACAGCACGATCGCCATGATCAACACGGTGGAGGCGCGCGCAATTGCCGGCGAACCAGAAATCGAATCACTCATCCACGGCAGTTGAATGCCGGCGAGCACGATGTGATCGCCGTACGCGCGCGCGAGTCCGACGAGCAACGCGCCAATCGCCGCGCCCGGAATACTGCCCAAGCCGCCAATCACGACGACGATGAACGCTTGCAAGAGAAATTCCATCGCCATCCCAGGATACACGCCCAGGAACGGCGCGGCGACGACGCCGCCCAAGCCGGCGAGCGCCGCGCCAATCCCAAAAACGAGCGTGAACACGCGGCGCACATTGATGCCGAGCGCCTCGACCATCTCGCTGTCTTGCACGCCTGCGCGAATAATCATGCCAAAGCGCGTGCGTTGCAGCAAGAGCGCAATCGCCAGCACCATGATGACGCCAATCAGGATGATGAACAAGCGATAACTGGGGAACGGTCGCCCCATCACAAAAACCGAATCGCAGTGTTGCGAAAACCACATCAGCAAATTATCGGATGGGCAATCCTTGCTCGCCGTGTTGAACCATTTCGGAATCTCCATGAACGCGCCGGCGGGTCCCCACACGAATCGCACGACTTGATCGAATACAAACGTCAACCCGAGCGTCAACAAAATTTGGTAGATCGGTCGCGCGTAGAGCGGGCGAATCAAACCCCACTCCATCAACGCGCCGAGCGCGCCGCCCGTCGCCGCGCCGACGACAATCGCCAGCAGAAATCGCCAGTTGCTGTCGGTGTTCAAAATGATTTGCTCGCCCGCATCGCGCGCGAACAAGACGATCAACGCGGCGATGCCGAGTCCAACGACGAGCAACAGCGACTGCCGCGCCGGCGCTTGCAAGCGTTCGGCGGAACGCGTGGATGCGCCCGCGCTGGCAACGACGCCCGCCGCAAACACGCCGGCGATTCGCATGAGCATCGTCCCGAGCGGCTCTTGCGCTTCGGCAGTCGGAATGACCTTGCCTGTCATCGTCATGCCCATCGCGACGAGTTTGTCAATCGGAAAATCGCGCGCCGCGATCATCGCGATGACGAACGCGATGAGAAACGCCAGCCAACGCCCCCAACGCGGCAACGCGATGAATCGCGCGAGGATTGGACTGAGCGCGAAACCGGCGACGAGCGCGAACAAGAGCGGTCCCGTGTTGAAGAGCAAACGCGGATTGGTGTAGAACGTCCAGCCCGCGTACGCGCCCAGCATAAAGAGCGAGCCGTGCGCGAAATTCAACACATCCATCAAGCCAAAGATCAGCGACACGCCCGACGCGACGAGAAAGTACAACGCGGCGAGGGTGACGCCGGAGAGAATGATGCTCGACGCGGTCGGTCCACTCATTCCATTGAACATGAGCGCGAGGACGAGCACGACGATGAGTGCCGTGATTAACGTGTTTCGATTTTGTGTGATTAAAGTCATGGTTGGCTCACTGAACGATTCGTGATTCGTGGCACGTAAAATCACGAATTACGAATTACGCATTTACGCTTGCGCCGCGCCGAGGTAGCGCTGAATCGTCGCGCGGTCTTGTACCAATTCTTTCATCGCGCCGTGTTGAACCGACTTGCCGTCGTCAATCAAATAGTACGAATCGGCAAGCTGGCTCGCCATCCGAAAATTTTGCTCGACGAGCAAGATCGTCGTGTGCGCGCTGAGCCGGCGAATGGATTCCATCAACTGTTCGATCAAGATCGGCGCGAGACCTTCGCTCGGTTCGTCAATCAGCAACAAACGATTGTCCGGCACGAGCGCGCGCGCAATCGCGAGCATTTGCTGTTGCCCGCCCGATAATTGTCCCGCCGGTAGTTTCGTAAATTTCTTGAGATCGGGGAACAAGCCGAAAATCATGTCGCCGCGTTGCGCGAGGTCGCCTTTTTTGCGCTCGGCGATTTTCAAGTTTTCTTCGACGGTCAGCGCGCGAAAAATCGCGCGATTCTCCGGCACGTACCCGATGCCAAGCGCGGCAATGTCGTACGGGCGGCGTCCGCGAATATCCGCGCCGGCAAAGACCACCTTGCCTTCGCGCGGCGGGCGCAAGCCGATGATGGATTTCAGCGTCGTCGTCTTGCCCGCGCCGTTGCGACCCAGGAGCGCGGTGATGCTTCCTTCGGCAACCGACAACGTGATGCCTTCGAGAATGTGAAACTGACCGATGAAAGTTTGGATGGTGTCTAGTTCGAGAATGTTGGGCATTAGTGATACAACTCCCCCAAATACGCCTTCTGCACTTGCTCATTCGCGCCAATTTCCGTCGGCGTTCCTTCCGCCAGCACCTTGCCATAGTGCATCACCGTGATCGCGTCGGAGACATTCATCACGACATCCATGTTGTGCTCGACGAGAAGAATCGTCTTGTTGCCTTGTTGGCGAACCTCGGCAATGAGCGCCATGAGTTGCGGCACCTGTTCGGATGCCATGCCCGCGGTCGGCTCATCGAGCAAGAGCACCTGGGGATCCGAGGCAAGCAGGATGCCCAGTTCGAGTTTGCGTTTATCACCGTGCGGCAAAACACTCGCGAGCAAATCGCCTTTGCCTTTCAAGCCAACTTGTTCGACGATTCGCCACGCGCGCTCGGCGTACTTTTTGAAACTCGCCGCGGGCGCAAACAGATTCAGGTTATCGCGTCCCATCGCTTGCGCGGCAAGGCGAACATTTTCAAACACCGAGAGATTGGGAAAGACATTCGTGATTTGATACGAGCGACCGATGCCAAGATGCGCGATGCGATGCGGCGGTTGCGCCGTGATGTCGCGTCCGCGATAAATCACGCGCCCGGCGCTGGGCTTGAACACACCGCTCAACAAATTGAACAGCGTCGTCTTCCCCGCGCCATTCGGTCCGATGATCGAATGGAGCGAACCGGCGCGCACCTTGAGCGACACATCTTCGACGGCGACCAACCCGCCGAAATCTTTGCGGAGATGTTCTGCTTCGAGAATGATTGGATCGTCCATAGTAAATCC encodes:
- a CDS encoding RNA-binding transcriptional accessory protein, whose amino-acid sequence is MNIDSTLAHELKLRLTQVQAAITLLDDGNTIPFIARYRKEVTAALDEEQLRQIAERLAYLRNLAERKTSVLASLTEQGKLTPALQTAIESAETLQTVEDIYLPFKPKRRTRAMIARERGLEPLAQLILAQTLTRDSLAKLAAPFLSADVADADQAWAGARDIVAEVISDDPELRGAARTIARARSAITSARADAAQDPRKVFAQYYEFTMPLPRARPHQILALNRGEQAGALKVQFALPDGEILARLAQKYRAQSASPLAEQLTRATQDACERLLLPAVERDVRRMVTDEANAHATRLFAENVRALLLQPPIRGHTIIGLDPGFRTGCKIAVVDATGKVVTTGTIYPHEPQKQWSESKAILRRLVEKTGADLYAIGNGTASRETEQLVAETIAEGARAEYLIVSEQGASVYSASSLARAELPDLDVTLRGAVSIARRVLDPLAELVKIDARSIGVGLYQHDLEEKQLSDALDAVVESVVNAVGVDVNTASPALLRYVAGVGPKLAGAIVAHREANGAFWNRAALRKVKGLGPKAFEQAAGFLRVSDGDEPLDNTAIHPESYPVVRNLFTLMDAPSAARDVPARLAAFRQHNALGDIAQILGCGEPTLADIFDQLARPGRDPRDELPKPILRRDVLKLEDLQTGMRLKGTVRNVVDFGAFVDIGVKHDGLLHRNQMRRGAASLTVGDVIDVIVLAVDAERARIGLGQPE
- a CDS encoding DNRLRE domain-containing protein is translated as MRFPFFTKKFWGCCLVLLAIIGLSNWTPPPPRVAVAASGSTLYLPLAQKNIITSAPLSGPIANAPYFATASVTQDRFSEMGIFWFGRVRQPENFVDVRVGYNDTDVYIYWAIFDQYFWYNPSPTPADLTNWDATTLYLDLNGNGNTLPGTTAYQFVSQFSQPSTNPQPTQYQASYRGNGSVWQSASVPFVTTIGAMGEGAPNSGNSSRGWAASYRIPFASLGLSGKPTTGTIWRMALIQHDRDDAAGATRNQQIWFDTQAPDNSRTWGRLRFGVPTYTPPASTGGATVTIRHRLNNAVVPDLDMGGANDCGDGYDYWTQWGDRVRPNDGDLASANQSNIADWPCFGKIYVTFPLDQVPTNSVIVSATLTLYQFGNSGDLNSPNPNDRPQPSPIQVLTVAQDWNDQTLSWNNAPRAVENFSYTWVPGLAALPGWPGVPRVWDVSLPVAQARAAGAPLRLAIYTADGNYHTGRYFVSSDTGDWNATGRPTLHVTWGNPQ
- a CDS encoding DUF2961 domain-containing protein, coding for MPSNSSERTDDSISAGAVEIRSVTLSPTTLDAGGVLNIEITVFNGTTETLTTQGPNPGFIYDEGDTFRSRGFTETPGVFRVGIDFDGRAGVDHPYRWGLGSPLAPGQTVTITGAIRLRTARTIQYWAGLVHELVAWLQDRRGEQTIAVNPGGTVTITNATLAPTMVSAGGLLNVSIIVRNDSTETLQTQGPEPGFIYEEGDTFRSRGFTETPATFRVGIDFDGRAGVDHPYRWGLGAPLAPGQTATITGAIRLRTARTIQYWAGLVHELVAWLQDRQGAQTITVSISGVTITDVTLTPTALSANGLLNVSLVVHNDSLETLQTQGPEPGFVYDEGDTFRSRGFTETKDAFRVGIDFDGRAGVDHPYRWGLGAPLAPGQTATITGAIRLQTARAINYWCGLVREQVAWLADRQGARLVTVTPAPTISFSATPASISIGESAMLQWLVTDASAVSLDGESVQPAGSRVVTPQQTTTYVMRVDFPDGTSRDLGASITVTPVKIASFNVTPNTITPGTSAVLNWSTQDADQVMLDGESIPVSGSRVVTPAQTTAYTLHVVFSDGIIKDYTATLAVEQNALATMLQFERLPFLRFNTLAGGQSSYDRTGGNQDWNNFLALDSHADNVLLDLAGVGTVYRIWVTGNDLDAARIKFYFDGETTPRVNMMMRDLFDGKTAPFLAPLVGNDAVSSGGYYCYVPMSFNRGIKITANGTRGTNFYYNIGYHVFTPDTSVTTWTTTEDSSAVRALWNKAGQDPKRDSDNTRVSGFINLGTGATQTIFDVSGARSISSIRLGIPGVVARPSSDVYDILNGILIRIYWDDESNPSVSAPLGSFFALGQFGTWLTRALAAGLDGSNTLYMYFPMPFEKRARIELFNSRGIPTNGIAYEIKHKPFVLPFSQVGYFKTQFVNQIHTSGDGTDVNCLNIEGTGHLVGVVISIRGEANRLFLEGDERIYIDDSRTPAIHGTGTEDFFNGGWYFRSGTFSLPLHGLSADLRDSSFERIGMYRLFLQDAIPFNKHLTVGVEHGPINDADEEAWALAYYYHKPKVRAVLTDIVDVGNAASEQSHAYVIHDATWNGERSFSYEGVNDGVSIGDTGRAHTGSSQFELAILPSNEGVVLRRRMDYGVANQSADVFVDGVRVGTWHRAGSNGIRRWRDDDFMIPASLTQGKSKILVRIVFNSSDGDWNEFNYSAYSWIAL
- a CDS encoding CHRD domain-containing protein yields the protein MSARTILAPLFILALAVLLIASSSPVAADEGRSLKTKLTGAAEAPTPGDPDGKGKAKVVLNSDDQTVCFDIKVKKVAPITAAHIHIAPVGVAGPVVVSFNVPVNGLEGCVGGVSPTLINAIRQNPSAYYVNVHNADFPGGALRGQLGREDDDD